The following proteins come from a genomic window of Edaphobacter sp. 4G125:
- a CDS encoding TonB-dependent receptor — MAKPVVVLPRVVRGQRFSRWIATRMVLMGILIFSALSAYAQFDNGSITGTVRDASGAVIPGAKMTIRNIATGVTTALQTNQDGTYQALALIPGTYSVEATATGFGTAKNPSVEVHVKTRAQVDFEMKAGATDTVEVNAAAVTLQTQSADVGNVVGTTQINDLPLNARRYADLALLEPGIFKNLAVANPAPDRFSSNGNLETQNYFALDGVDNNSGSTNLQEGSVQNVQPPPDAIQEFRLQTRTYSTEFGTSAGAVVNASTKSGTNQFHGSAWEYARNSVFDANSWANNHVTPKLPKGNFSQNQFGGTIGGPILHDRLFFFGDYQGLRSTQQTTVNSVVPSAKMKQGDLSEVTNYNPIALLPNQTGCIVDKVIKPSCIDPVAAKIAALLPDPNNIQSANGAWDGSNNYVFTYQLPQQVNSFDTRIDDKLNDKNTIFGRYSFLNQHRQDPPWTSNFTIGNGGFATDYNIRNQGLALGLTTILSSTAVNQLRFGWSRDSAHSNPIGVTLGSSAAGQVGLTGIPATPYSAGLPPIDVSGFRRVGVDLYRPQFQAAQVWQVLESFTKLVGTHSLMFGYEFHSNTVNFLDLAAPQGFMGFSGLFTNTNGFGYPDFLLGNVNQTYFNSAIVVHNYLLGNSFYAQDTWRLNKRLTVNYGTRYELFSPWLNRTNSLANFNTTNGGGLTVASSGDWYQRSLIHPDKNNFAPRFGFSYQATDRIVLRGGYGVFYQYVNRIGSESQLGQNQPFMKFVNDSRTSYTPNVTTPIFYLQNGFPGATYANSNPPLYIQKTNWQDPNQRTSYVQQFSFGPQFQISPTTVLEAVYVGNLGHKMNRLRNANQGLITGFTGATPNVVFPYANLNNGSAHAFLELATNDGNTNYNGLVMSLRKSMSHGLAYQFSYTYAHNFSDYADNLTATSTPQNAYDRQHEYSNSPFDQRHRFVASAQYKLPIGRGGMVLNNDSMTSKLVGGWQLNAIVTMEAGNPFLITAIDLTQTGGNHAMYANCIGDAFAGATKDRSIITNQSATGRYINPVAFSQPGIGQFGTCKPRPYAGPGRHNEDLSLFKQFEFTDIRKLELRFEFFNALNHANLANPSANFIGLANPGPFGKVSSVLNSARQIQMAAKFYF, encoded by the coding sequence ATGGCAAAGCCGGTCGTTGTGCTTCCCAGAGTCGTTCGAGGACAGAGGTTCAGCAGGTGGATTGCAACACGCATGGTCTTGATGGGGATACTGATCTTCTCCGCATTGAGCGCCTATGCGCAATTTGATAATGGTTCGATTACTGGCACGGTACGGGATGCCAGCGGAGCTGTGATTCCTGGTGCGAAGATGACGATTCGCAATATTGCAACCGGAGTGACGACAGCGTTGCAGACCAACCAGGATGGAACCTATCAGGCGCTGGCCCTTATCCCGGGAACATATTCTGTTGAAGCAACAGCTACGGGATTTGGCACGGCAAAGAACCCATCTGTCGAGGTCCACGTAAAGACGCGGGCCCAGGTAGATTTTGAGATGAAGGCTGGCGCGACGGATACGGTAGAGGTAAATGCCGCCGCGGTGACGCTTCAGACGCAGTCGGCGGATGTGGGAAATGTCGTGGGAACAACACAGATCAACGATCTCCCGTTGAATGCACGACGTTATGCTGATTTGGCGTTGCTGGAACCTGGCATCTTTAAGAATCTTGCCGTTGCCAATCCAGCCCCTGATCGCTTTAGTTCGAACGGAAATCTCGAGACGCAAAACTACTTTGCGTTGGATGGTGTGGATAACAACTCCGGTTCGACAAACTTGCAAGAAGGCTCAGTGCAGAATGTGCAGCCTCCGCCGGATGCGATTCAGGAATTCCGTCTCCAGACTCGTACCTACTCGACAGAGTTTGGAACTTCCGCAGGTGCGGTTGTCAATGCTTCTACCAAGAGCGGTACGAATCAGTTTCACGGTAGTGCGTGGGAATATGCACGCAATAGTGTCTTTGATGCGAACAGTTGGGCGAACAATCATGTGACACCGAAGTTGCCCAAGGGTAATTTCAGCCAGAACCAGTTTGGCGGCACAATCGGCGGCCCTATTCTCCATGACCGACTCTTCTTCTTCGGGGATTATCAAGGTTTGCGTAGCACGCAGCAGACTACAGTGAATTCTGTTGTGCCATCCGCGAAGATGAAGCAGGGCGACCTATCTGAAGTGACAAATTACAACCCAATAGCCCTGCTTCCGAACCAGACGGGTTGCATAGTAGATAAAGTCATCAAACCTAGTTGCATCGATCCAGTAGCAGCAAAGATCGCCGCGCTTTTACCAGATCCGAACAACATTCAATCGGCTAACGGTGCCTGGGACGGCTCGAATAACTATGTCTTCACATATCAACTTCCACAACAGGTCAATTCATTCGATACCCGTATCGATGACAAGCTGAATGATAAGAACACAATCTTCGGTCGCTATAGTTTTCTCAACCAGCATCGCCAAGATCCTCCGTGGACCTCGAACTTCACAATTGGTAATGGTGGTTTTGCGACGGACTATAACATTCGCAATCAGGGACTGGCTTTAGGTTTGACGACAATTCTTTCGTCTACCGCAGTCAATCAGCTTCGTTTCGGTTGGAGTAGGGATAGCGCGCACAGTAATCCCATTGGCGTCACTCTTGGATCATCGGCAGCCGGGCAGGTAGGGCTGACGGGCATTCCCGCAACGCCATATTCCGCAGGGTTACCCCCTATTGACGTTTCAGGTTTCCGGCGAGTGGGTGTGGACCTGTACCGGCCACAGTTTCAGGCTGCTCAGGTGTGGCAGGTTTTGGAAAGCTTTACGAAGCTTGTCGGAACGCACAGTCTGATGTTCGGATACGAGTTTCACAGTAATACAGTGAATTTCCTTGACCTGGCTGCTCCGCAGGGTTTCATGGGATTCTCGGGATTATTTACGAACACGAATGGTTTTGGATATCCGGATTTTCTGTTAGGCAATGTAAACCAGACCTATTTCAACAGCGCGATTGTGGTGCATAACTATCTTCTGGGCAACTCATTCTACGCGCAGGATACGTGGCGCTTGAACAAGCGGTTGACCGTGAACTATGGCACGCGATATGAATTGTTTTCGCCCTGGTTGAATCGTACAAATTCACTTGCGAATTTCAATACTACAAACGGCGGTGGGTTGACGGTTGCCTCAAGTGGAGATTGGTATCAGCGTTCACTGATACATCCAGACAAGAACAACTTCGCTCCTCGTTTTGGTTTCAGCTATCAAGCAACGGACCGTATCGTACTACGTGGTGGTTATGGCGTTTTCTATCAATATGTTAATCGTATAGGCTCTGAGTCTCAGCTAGGTCAGAACCAACCGTTCATGAAGTTTGTTAACGATTCAAGGACAAGTTACACCCCTAACGTGACGACGCCTATTTTCTATCTGCAAAACGGGTTCCCTGGTGCGACTTATGCGAATTCGAACCCACCGCTCTATATTCAGAAGACCAACTGGCAGGACCCCAATCAACGCACAAGCTATGTGCAGCAGTTCAGTTTTGGTCCACAATTCCAGATTTCTCCGACGACGGTGCTTGAAGCTGTTTACGTTGGCAACCTGGGACACAAGATGAACCGCCTTCGCAACGCCAACCAAGGGTTGATCACTGGCTTTACTGGTGCCACACCGAATGTAGTTTTTCCATATGCGAATCTTAACAACGGTAGTGCTCATGCTTTCCTGGAGCTTGCGACCAACGATGGGAATACCAATTACAACGGCTTAGTCATGAGCTTACGCAAATCGATGAGTCATGGACTTGCCTATCAATTCAGCTATACCTATGCGCATAATTTCTCCGATTACGCGGATAACCTGACGGCAACTTCGACACCACAGAATGCTTATGACCGTCAGCACGAATACTCCAATTCGCCATTCGATCAGCGACACCGCTTTGTCGCGAGTGCGCAATACAAGCTCCCTATCGGTAGGGGTGGCATGGTGCTCAACAACGATTCGATGACCTCAAAGCTGGTTGGTGGCTGGCAGCTCAATGCAATCGTTACGATGGAAGCGGGAAATCCCTTCCTGATTACGGCGATCGATCTTACTCAAACGGGCGGCAATCACGCCATGTATGCCAATTGCATTGGTGATGCTTTTGCCGGTGCGACGAAGGATCGCTCGATAATTACGAACCAGTCAGCAACCGGACGATACATTAATCCTGTTGCATTTTCTCAGCCGGGAATCGGCCAATTCGGCACTTGCAAGCCTCGCCCTTACGCGGGCCCGGGGCGTCACAACGAAGACCTGAGTCTCTTTAAACAGTTCGAGTTTACCGACATCCGTAAACTCGAACTTCGGTTCGAGTTCTTCAATGCACTCAATCATGCTAATCTCGCGAATCCTTCAGCAAACTTTATTGGCCTCGCGAACCCGGGTCCTTTTGGCAAGGTGAGCAGTGTCTTGAATAGTGCTCGTCAGATCCAGATGGCTGCAAAATTCTATTTCTGA
- a CDS encoding PIG-L family deacetylase, translating into MNIFRRLICAVLIPALSSGAMLYAAEVKPHVDAEAIAPDQGAAATWQALKRLHTRASLLMIVAHPDDEDGATLAYESRGVGARVSLLTLDRGEGGANVMSSDYWDALGLVRTEELLQADRYYGLDAQYFTSMADYGFSKSLNEALGQWGHDRVLEQAVRVVRTVRPLIVCSVFVGGPTDGHGQHATAGLMAQEVFKAAGDPKMFPEQIKEGLLPWSPVKTYARVPFFRVSEKGMYDYANHTWGPVGVTNHITGKWEPGKPSVTVSVPSGTFDTVIGQTYTQISHEGLGFQRSQNGGPNVPLSGSLMSDYHRFGSTIDSKPTEESFFDGVDVSLTGITDLAGNQAPQSLRSGLSEINSLIEKAITEFSAAKPAAIAPDLAQGKKRLEVLIGEVEKSALSNPAKDNVLYELRVKDRQFNDALVAALQISLNADVTVGGKDDPMMAMFRGAQSTFQMATPGLSFPVKVHLYQPSVSSLAINSVSLKGTSGKNWDVKGPTAPTQVNATKAVEVTYSVQVPEDEPFTRPYFTRDGLQNAFYEVAKDAPRNKPFSPYPLQAEAELNYEGTSIQLASVVQVVSRVNGPGLLRYPMPVGPALSVALSPAAGVIPLGSQSTTVSVRVRNNVQGAAEPVVRLALPSGWSATPDSIPIHFTQTGEEQTVSFSVKPKAAEGAQYTVTAVASLSGKEYREGYTTVGYVGLRPYFLYAPAKYTTVGTDVKMAPGESIAYVEGSGDDVPSALEQIGVHVTHLSAQDLASGNLQKYDAIVLGVRAYAVRPDLIANNARLLQYVEKGGVVIVQYNTPEYDHNYGPYPYVMSGDPEEVTDEKSVVKILAPNNPVFNWPNKITEKDFDGWIEERGSKFLQSWDPKYTPLLETHDAGQPEQKGGLVYARYGKGVYIYNAYAFYRQLPLGVPGAFRLFANMLSLPKNPEIH; encoded by the coding sequence ATGAATATTTTTAGAAGGCTGATCTGCGCCGTACTTATTCCGGCGCTTTCCTCGGGAGCGATGCTCTACGCGGCTGAAGTTAAACCGCATGTCGATGCAGAGGCGATTGCTCCTGATCAGGGTGCGGCGGCGACATGGCAGGCATTGAAGCGTCTGCATACCAGAGCCAGCCTTCTTATGATTGTGGCGCATCCAGATGATGAGGATGGCGCTACGCTCGCTTATGAGAGTCGCGGTGTCGGCGCGCGCGTGAGCTTATTAACATTGGATCGTGGTGAGGGTGGTGCGAATGTCATGTCGTCGGATTATTGGGATGCCCTCGGTCTGGTGCGGACGGAGGAGCTGTTGCAAGCAGATCGATACTACGGACTCGATGCGCAGTACTTCACCTCAATGGCCGATTATGGTTTCTCAAAGTCTCTAAATGAAGCTTTGGGGCAGTGGGGGCATGATCGAGTTCTTGAACAGGCTGTACGTGTAGTTCGCACAGTGCGGCCCTTGATCGTGTGTTCCGTCTTTGTTGGTGGCCCTACGGATGGTCATGGTCAACATGCAACCGCGGGTTTGATGGCTCAAGAAGTTTTCAAGGCAGCAGGGGACCCGAAGATGTTTCCTGAGCAGATCAAGGAGGGATTGCTTCCCTGGTCTCCGGTAAAGACTTATGCTCGTGTTCCGTTCTTTCGCGTGTCAGAGAAGGGAATGTATGACTATGCGAACCATACCTGGGGGCCTGTAGGAGTTACGAACCACATTACGGGGAAGTGGGAACCAGGCAAGCCTTCGGTAACGGTCAGCGTTCCATCTGGAACCTTCGATACTGTTATTGGGCAGACGTATACGCAGATATCTCACGAAGGGTTAGGTTTTCAGCGATCGCAAAATGGAGGGCCCAATGTTCCTTTGTCCGGCTCGCTGATGAGCGACTATCACCGGTTTGGTTCAACGATTGATTCAAAGCCCACGGAAGAGAGTTTCTTCGATGGCGTGGATGTCTCTCTGACCGGGATCACAGATCTTGCTGGAAACCAAGCGCCGCAGTCACTTCGTAGTGGTTTATCGGAGATCAATAGCCTGATCGAGAAGGCAATCACAGAATTTTCGGCAGCAAAGCCGGCGGCAATTGCTCCAGACCTTGCACAAGGGAAGAAAAGGTTAGAAGTACTCATTGGTGAGGTTGAAAAGAGTGCATTGTCTAATCCAGCCAAGGACAACGTGCTCTATGAACTGAGAGTGAAGGACAGGCAGTTCAACGATGCATTGGTTGCAGCGCTACAGATTTCGCTGAATGCAGATGTCACGGTGGGAGGCAAGGACGATCCCATGATGGCAATGTTTCGCGGCGCTCAATCGACCTTCCAGATGGCGACGCCGGGATTGTCATTTCCTGTTAAGGTGCATCTCTATCAGCCGTCTGTATCCTCGTTGGCAATCAACAGTGTGAGTCTGAAGGGAACATCAGGGAAAAATTGGGATGTAAAGGGACCTACTGCTCCAACGCAGGTAAATGCAACGAAGGCCGTAGAGGTGACCTACTCTGTCCAGGTGCCCGAGGATGAGCCGTTCACCCGCCCCTACTTTACGCGGGATGGATTGCAGAATGCCTTCTATGAAGTGGCGAAGGACGCTCCTCGAAATAAGCCGTTCAGCCCATATCCGCTTCAGGCTGAAGCAGAGCTGAACTACGAAGGGACTTCGATCCAGCTGGCAAGCGTGGTTCAGGTAGTGAGCAGAGTCAATGGGCCCGGTCTCTTGCGTTATCCAATGCCGGTGGGTCCTGCACTCTCAGTTGCGTTGTCTCCGGCTGCTGGAGTGATTCCATTAGGTAGCCAATCCACAACCGTAAGCGTTCGTGTTCGTAATAATGTTCAAGGTGCAGCAGAACCTGTTGTGCGACTGGCGTTGCCTTCCGGCTGGAGTGCCACACCGGATTCCATCCCCATTCATTTCACGCAGACAGGCGAGGAGCAGACGGTCTCTTTCTCTGTAAAGCCAAAGGCAGCAGAGGGGGCCCAATATACCGTAACTGCGGTCGCCTCGCTAAGTGGCAAGGAATATAGAGAAGGCTATACGACAGTAGGGTATGTCGGGCTGCGTCCGTATTTTCTCTATGCTCCGGCCAAGTACACCACGGTTGGCACCGATGTAAAGATGGCTCCGGGAGAGTCGATCGCTTATGTCGAAGGCAGTGGCGACGATGTTCCCTCTGCGCTGGAACAGATTGGCGTGCACGTTACGCATCTTTCGGCTCAGGATCTCGCAAGTGGAAACCTGCAGAAGTATGACGCCATTGTTTTAGGCGTAAGGGCCTATGCCGTGCGTCCAGATCTGATTGCGAATAATGCAAGGCTTTTGCAGTATGTCGAAAAAGGCGGTGTTGTGATCGTGCAATACAACACGCCGGAGTATGACCACAATTACGGCCCTTATCCATATGTCATGAGCGGTGATCCGGAAGAGGTGACCGATGAGAAGTCGGTGGTGAAGATTCTTGCGCCGAACAATCCTGTGTTCAACTGGCCGAACAAGATCACCGAGAAAGATTTTGATGGCTGGATTGAAGAACGCGGCTCGAAGTTTTTGCAGTCGTGGGATCCGAAATATACTCCGTTGCTGGAAACTCATGATGCCGGACAGCCTGAACAGAAGGGCGGTCTCGTCTATGCCCGGTATGGCAAGGGTGTGTATATCTACAATGCGTACGCGTTTTATCGGCAGCTTCCTTTAGGAGTACCTGGAGCATTCCGGCTCTTCGCAAATATGTTGAGTCTGCCCAAGAACCCTGAGATTCACTAG
- a CDS encoding APC family permease codes for MANQAVRAEHLERGMGLWGALSANLLNMVGVGPFLTIPLALAAMGGPQAMLGWIFGAVLALCDGMVWAELGSRMPDSGGSYHYLSQAFGPNSAGRLISFLFLWQTLLIGPISIASGAVGFAEYSSVFHPFSPPQLKMIAIVLCLLNLVVLYRPIRSIGTLSVVVMTAVVATCCWIIFAGASHFHPALAFDFPPHAFHPSRSFWIGLGSAVLIATYDYGGYNNVCYIGGEIKNPRRNIPRAVLISILFVAALYLAMNIAILSVLPWREAMHSKAIVADFIHAIYGSYAAKLASLLILVASWGSAYAILLGYSRIPYAAAVDGQFPGVFARIHPRGHFPTTSLIYMGIGSALMCIFSLAELISILIVIQTLLQSIAQCIAVVLLRRRSKSDPELFRMPFYPLPVAIALVGWVYIIATSEWKHVAVGVVLAASGVGFYLIQARKKEEWPFRQA; via the coding sequence ATGGCAAATCAGGCGGTGCGAGCCGAACATCTCGAACGTGGCATGGGGCTGTGGGGAGCTCTCTCCGCCAACCTGCTTAATATGGTTGGCGTTGGTCCCTTCCTTACTATTCCTTTAGCGCTTGCGGCGATGGGTGGACCTCAGGCAATGTTGGGCTGGATATTTGGTGCGGTCCTTGCGCTTTGTGACGGCATGGTGTGGGCTGAGCTTGGTTCGCGGATGCCGGATTCAGGTGGTTCCTATCACTATCTGTCACAAGCGTTTGGACCCAATAGCGCAGGTCGTCTGATCTCATTTCTTTTTCTTTGGCAGACACTACTTATTGGCCCTATCTCGATCGCTTCCGGTGCGGTTGGGTTTGCGGAATATTCGAGCGTCTTTCATCCTTTCAGCCCTCCCCAACTCAAAATGATCGCGATAGTGCTCTGCCTGCTGAATCTGGTGGTGCTCTACCGCCCGATCCGTTCAATCGGGACCTTGTCTGTCGTTGTGATGACAGCAGTCGTTGCGACCTGTTGTTGGATCATCTTTGCTGGAGCTTCACATTTCCATCCGGCGCTTGCCTTCGACTTTCCTCCCCATGCGTTTCACCCCTCTCGATCATTCTGGATAGGATTAGGTTCCGCGGTCTTGATCGCCACCTATGATTACGGCGGCTATAACAATGTTTGCTACATCGGTGGTGAGATCAAGAACCCGCGTCGGAATATTCCGCGAGCAGTTCTAATCTCGATCCTCTTTGTTGCCGCTCTCTATCTTGCAATGAATATTGCAATCCTGAGTGTTCTGCCGTGGAGAGAGGCGATGCACTCCAAAGCAATTGTTGCGGATTTCATTCATGCGATCTACGGATCTTACGCGGCAAAGCTAGCTTCACTCCTGATTCTTGTGGCAAGTTGGGGATCAGCCTATGCAATTCTTCTTGGCTACTCGCGTATTCCGTATGCAGCGGCGGTCGATGGTCAATTTCCCGGTGTATTTGCACGTATTCATCCGCGAGGGCACTTTCCGACAACCTCATTGATCTACATGGGCATTGGTTCTGCGCTGATGTGTATTTTTTCGCTGGCTGAGCTGATCTCGATCCTTATTGTGATTCAGACGCTGCTGCAGAGCATCGCGCAATGCATTGCTGTTGTACTGCTGCGCAGGCGATCGAAGTCAGATCCAGAACTGTTTCGTATGCCCTTCTATCCGCTGCCTGTGGCGATTGCCCTTGTGGGATGGGTCTACATCATTGCAACCAGCGAGTGGAAGCATGTTGCGGTGGGTGTTGTGCTCGCCGCTTCCGGTGTTGGGTTTTACCTGATACAAGCACGTAAAAAAGAGGAGTGGCCGTTCAGGCAGGCATGA
- a CDS encoding carbohydrate kinase family protein — MAVQAGMIYDVTVIGEIYLDHVFSGFEAWPNPGEEIFTEQYAWELGGGAVTTACALSRLGREVNLIGIVGEDQFSVVEARLASFGVSAANLCRSKGRSGVTVSISTRQDRSFFTYRGVNQNLSRYLTQEKPLLQGASAARHVHLAMPLSAADCSMVVPILKSQGATVSIDVGHHLEWLQNKQNLEVLRQMDFTLPNEKEAVILAGTPTDYLQLCRSLGVHRSLVKMGAAGAVMMVGNEEHRAASPDVKTVDTTGAGDAFDAGFIDAVLSGLPPKQCLEWACVCGALSTRAVGALDALPTRTEAEAVCEENYAA, encoded by the coding sequence GTGGCCGTTCAGGCAGGCATGATTTACGACGTAACAGTGATCGGGGAGATCTATCTTGACCATGTCTTCAGCGGGTTTGAGGCGTGGCCCAATCCAGGGGAAGAGATCTTTACGGAGCAGTACGCCTGGGAGCTTGGAGGCGGAGCTGTGACCACGGCATGCGCGCTTTCGCGGCTAGGCAGAGAGGTTAACCTGATCGGGATCGTTGGTGAAGATCAGTTCTCTGTTGTAGAGGCTCGTCTTGCGAGTTTTGGAGTGTCGGCTGCGAATCTTTGTCGCAGCAAAGGGAGAAGTGGTGTAACGGTAAGTATCTCGACTAGACAGGATCGCTCGTTCTTTACTTATCGTGGGGTCAACCAGAACCTCTCGCGTTATCTGACCCAGGAAAAACCTCTGCTGCAAGGAGCCTCTGCGGCGCGACACGTCCATCTTGCGATGCCGTTGAGCGCGGCTGATTGCAGTATGGTCGTTCCCATCCTGAAGTCTCAGGGGGCGACCGTATCGATTGATGTGGGACACCATCTCGAATGGCTCCAGAATAAGCAGAATCTCGAGGTCTTACGTCAGATGGACTTTACCTTGCCGAATGAAAAAGAGGCCGTCATTCTGGCGGGAACGCCTACGGATTATTTGCAGCTTTGTCGTAGTCTCGGTGTGCACCGTTCCTTGGTAAAGATGGGAGCGGCAGGAGCGGTTATGATGGTCGGCAATGAGGAGCATCGAGCAGCTTCGCCAGACGTAAAAACAGTGGATACGACAGGGGCAGGCGACGCGTTCGACGCGGGATTTATCGATGCTGTTCTCTCGGGGCTCCCACCCAAACAATGCCTCGAATGGGCGTGCGTCTGCGGAGCGCTTTCGACACGTGCGGTCGGTGCTTTGGATGCGCTTCCAACCCGTACTGAGGCGGAAGCCGTATGTGAGGAAAATTATGCCGCGTAA
- a CDS encoding family 4 glycosyl hydrolase, whose translation MPRKIAFLGGGGVRTPLVVFGIDESAKKLDAEELVLYDIDTERVEMIAELGREVVRSNGGSLRVTVVQTEEEAVDGASFVLNSVRVGGIATRAHDECASISCGYPGQETTGPGGVAMGQRTIPIAIKQARLVERLAPKAWIINFTNPAGLITQAIMHHSSARVVGICDTPTEMLHRIQSALKVSASELECDYVGLNHLGWIRRIVVRGQDVTDRVLNDDAILSQLYSAPLFDHELIRALRLIPTEYLFFYYSRRRALENQKRQGSTRGEQIAQMNESLTLRLMNLFSKGDAPGALQAYIDYLNLRSGSYMKLEGEGQSAFDQQAPEEDPFRAASGYHRIALQVMNSLCSNKSDRVIVNTRNGSVLPEIDADDVIETACNIGNDKIEALPAGSLPEAVRGLVLAVKAYERAAIEAAISGSERDLRKAMLLYPSIGEWEPSQDLLKVMRWR comes from the coding sequence ATGCCGCGTAAAATTGCGTTTCTTGGGGGCGGTGGAGTTCGGACCCCCTTGGTTGTTTTCGGTATTGATGAGTCAGCGAAAAAACTAGATGCAGAAGAGTTGGTTCTCTACGACATCGATACAGAACGCGTGGAGATGATTGCAGAGCTAGGCCGCGAGGTCGTCCGTAGCAATGGTGGATCGCTACGTGTCACTGTGGTACAAACGGAAGAAGAGGCCGTGGATGGCGCGTCGTTTGTTCTTAATAGTGTTCGTGTAGGCGGTATCGCGACGCGCGCACACGATGAATGTGCATCGATTTCATGTGGCTATCCTGGGCAGGAGACAACTGGTCCCGGTGGAGTTGCTATGGGGCAGCGCACTATCCCAATCGCAATTAAACAGGCGCGGTTAGTGGAGAGGCTTGCGCCAAAGGCATGGATTATCAACTTTACCAATCCTGCTGGACTGATCACGCAAGCCATCATGCATCATTCCAGTGCTCGCGTGGTCGGGATCTGCGATACCCCTACGGAGATGTTGCACCGCATCCAATCGGCGCTGAAGGTCTCCGCTTCGGAATTGGAGTGTGATTATGTAGGACTAAACCATCTCGGATGGATCCGCAGAATCGTTGTGCGAGGGCAGGATGTGACAGATCGTGTCTTGAATGATGATGCAATTCTCTCGCAGCTGTACTCGGCTCCTCTCTTCGACCATGAGTTGATTCGAGCCCTGCGGCTGATCCCAACGGAATATCTCTTCTTCTATTACTCACGGCGCAGGGCGCTTGAAAATCAGAAGAGGCAGGGCAGCACACGCGGCGAGCAGATTGCGCAGATGAATGAGTCCCTAACATTACGGCTGATGAATCTGTTCTCTAAGGGAGATGCTCCCGGTGCGCTGCAGGCATATATCGATTACCTTAACCTGCGTTCCGGCTCCTACATGAAGCTCGAAGGGGAAGGGCAATCGGCCTTCGACCAGCAGGCGCCCGAAGAAGACCCCTTCAGGGCCGCCAGCGGTTACCACCGCATCGCTCTCCAGGTGATGAATTCTCTTTGCAGCAACAAATCGGACCGCGTGATTGTGAATACCCGGAATGGCAGCGTGTTGCCCGAGATCGATGCGGATGATGTGATCGAGACCGCCTGCAATATCGGCAACGACAAGATAGAAGCGTTGCCCGCAGGATCTTTGCCGGAAGCAGTGCGCGGGCTTGTGCTCGCAGTTAAGGCCTATGAACGAGCTGCGATCGAGGCGGCAATCAGCGGCTCTGAACGGGATCTTCGCAAAGCGATGTTGCTGTACCCCAGCATAGGAGAGTGGGAACCATCACAGGATCTTTTGAAAGTGATGCGCTGGCGATAA